The Desulfovibrio inopinatus DSM 10711 genome includes a region encoding these proteins:
- the rihC gene encoding ribonucleoside hydrolase RihC: protein MDKSIPVIIDTDPGIDDAVALAAAFLLDEIDIKLISTVAGNVSVDKTTKNALNLVEYYGQDIPVSQGASGPLLKPFEDASSIHGSSGIGGLDIPTSSRQPLAKHSVEAIYDVVVNSPTPVILVTLGPLTNIALLLVMYPECKKNIKKIIFMGGSCKRGNKTPHAEFNFYVDPHAAKKVLHCGLPLVMCGLDVTRNAIVTRDTLAMLGSDNKNSQMMCEMFQQYTCKYTDGWLMHDLTTICFLLQPDMFTTIDAFVTVETESQYLEGATVVDLDGKFNQQPNVEVCIGLDTPRFENWFIDLFSRPLQG from the coding sequence GTGGATAAGAGCATACCTGTCATTATTGACACGGACCCAGGAATTGATGATGCGGTGGCTTTGGCTGCCGCATTCCTGTTAGATGAAATAGATATTAAATTGATTTCTACTGTAGCGGGCAATGTATCCGTGGACAAGACGACAAAGAATGCATTGAATCTTGTTGAGTATTATGGACAGGATATACCCGTTTCCCAAGGGGCCTCAGGGCCCCTTCTCAAGCCCTTCGAAGATGCCAGCTCGATCCACGGCAGCTCGGGCATAGGCGGTTTGGATATTCCAACATCAAGCCGGCAGCCATTAGCAAAGCATTCAGTAGAGGCAATTTACGACGTTGTTGTAAATAGCCCAACTCCGGTAATTCTCGTGACGTTAGGGCCGTTGACCAATATTGCCCTTCTTTTGGTTATGTATCCCGAATGCAAAAAAAACATCAAAAAAATTATATTTATGGGGGGGAGTTGCAAACGTGGCAACAAGACTCCGCATGCTGAATTTAATTTTTATGTCGATCCACATGCGGCCAAAAAAGTCCTTCATTGTGGTCTTCCTCTTGTTATGTGTGGTCTTGATGTTACACGAAATGCAATCGTGACACGAGATACTCTTGCTATGCTTGGTTCGGACAATAAAAATAGCCAGATGATGTGTGAAATGTTTCAGCAATACACATGTAAATATACTGATGGATGGTTGATGCATGACTTGACTACGATTTGTTTTTTACTCCAGCCAGATATGTTCACGACTATAGATGCATTCGTTACCGTGGAAACGGAATCTCAGTATCTGGAAGGCGCTACAGTTGTCGATTTGGATGGAAAGTTTAATCAACAACCCAATGTTGAAGTTTGTATCGGTTTGGATACGCCACGTTTTGAGAACTGGTTCATCGATCTTTTTTCCCGTCCTCTTCAAGGCTGA
- a CDS encoding cyclase family protein produces the protein MELLYKLFEKVRNWGKWGDSDELGTLNYIQKSDVLNASRLVLTGDIFPLAIELASNGPQKGNYGRINPQLYMLNTGRDSTSYFPHGFGYADDLITMPLQAGTHWDALGHIFDRGKMWNGYGAKEISSNGAQKNSISAIHGKVAGRGVLLDIARFKECEALEIGYAITIEDIEACIEFQGETSHVGRGDIVLIRTGTLEQARDNNWSGFVEDDAPGLSLWMCEWLHNRNVAAIAIDTWGLEVKPHEIEGAFQPLHQALIPNMGMLVGEIFDLSELAANCHRDKRYEFFFVAPPLPIRGAVGSPINPYAIK, from the coding sequence ATGGAATTGCTTTATAAATTGTTTGAAAAGGTGAGAAATTGGGGAAAGTGGGGCGATTCTGATGAATTGGGAACGCTGAATTATATTCAAAAGAGTGATGTTCTCAACGCTTCACGATTAGTGTTGACAGGTGATATTTTTCCTTTGGCCATTGAACTGGCTTCAAATGGACCGCAAAAAGGGAATTATGGAAGAATAAATCCGCAACTGTATATGCTCAACACCGGCCGAGATTCAACGTCATATTTTCCTCACGGATTCGGCTATGCTGATGATTTGATAACCATGCCTTTGCAAGCAGGAACACACTGGGATGCCCTTGGACATATTTTTGATAGAGGGAAAATGTGGAATGGGTATGGGGCAAAGGAGATATCATCAAACGGTGCGCAAAAGAATAGTATTTCCGCAATACACGGAAAGGTCGCTGGTCGGGGGGTGCTCCTGGACATTGCACGTTTTAAAGAATGCGAGGCTCTTGAGATTGGTTACGCCATAACCATTGAAGATATTGAAGCGTGTATCGAATTTCAGGGAGAAACATCACATGTTGGGAGGGGAGATATCGTCTTGATAAGGACTGGTACTCTTGAGCAAGCTCGCGATAATAATTGGTCTGGATTTGTAGAAGATGATGCGCCCGGGTTATCGCTTTGGATGTGTGAGTGGCTGCATAATCGAAACGTTGCAGCTATTGCTATTGATACGTGGGGATTGGAAGTCAAACCTCATGAAATTGAGGGAGCTTTTCAACCTCTTCACCAAGCCTTAATCCCCAACATGGGTATGCTCGTTGGGGAGATTTTTGACCTCAGTGAGCTTGCTGCAAATTGTCATCGTGATAAACGCTATGAATTCTTTTTTGTTGCTCCGCCACTGCCTATTCGAGGAGCAGTGGGTTCACCCATCAATCCGTATGCGATCAAATAA
- a CDS encoding BMP family lipoprotein codes for MMKRVCVSQRLSRRSALDCTASPLVGCVTGASGRDDLSYNDMAFSGILKAQQEYNFRLLVLEPNSSGESTEEDFLNIVEQSDIIILLGAQHAGLAEETAHTHPDKKFVFFEVPVEDVSNISVVMFQQHEGSFLAGALAGYVTKTDIVGFIGGTTISPVPAFEQGYCEGALYTNPNVKTRVEYLSLARDFSGFAEPQKGYELAMTLYGQGADIIFAVAGLTGNGVIEAARQSGHHAIGVDSDQDSLAKGVVLTSMIKRLDVASYNALKAILKGDFAPGVTYYGLKNGGVSLSEMKYTRDTISIEVLKKIEEIKEKIINGEIIVTDMLS; via the coding sequence ATGATGAAGCGGGTATGTGTATCGCAGCGTCTTTCACGGAGGTCTGCTCTCGATTGCACGGCTTCTCCTCTTGTCGGTTGCGTCACTGGCGCCTCCGGGCGGGATGATTTATCCTATAATGACATGGCATTCAGCGGAATTTTGAAAGCGCAGCAGGAATACAATTTCAGGCTTCTTGTCCTTGAGCCTAATAGCTCCGGAGAGAGCACGGAAGAAGACTTCCTTAACATCGTCGAGCAATCCGATATTATTATTCTCCTCGGTGCCCAGCACGCTGGGCTTGCTGAAGAAACGGCTCATACCCATCCGGATAAAAAATTTGTTTTTTTTGAAGTCCCTGTTGAAGACGTTTCCAATATTTCGGTCGTCATGTTTCAGCAGCACGAAGGCTCCTTCTTAGCTGGAGCGCTGGCTGGCTATGTGACAAAGACCGACATTGTGGGGTTTATCGGCGGAACGACCATTTCTCCAGTCCCTGCTTTTGAGCAGGGATATTGCGAAGGTGCTCTATATACGAATCCGAATGTGAAGACGCGTGTTGAATATCTTTCGCTTGCGAGGGATTTTTCCGGCTTTGCTGAGCCTCAAAAAGGGTATGAGCTGGCGATGACGTTGTATGGCCAAGGCGCTGATATAATCTTTGCGGTTGCGGGATTGACCGGTAATGGCGTTATCGAAGCCGCTCGCCAATCGGGACATCATGCCATTGGTGTGGACTCTGACCAGGATTCCTTGGCCAAGGGAGTCGTGTTAACCAGCATGATCAAACGATTGGATGTTGCCTCGTACAATGCACTCAAAGCAATATTGAAAGGGGATTTTGCACCGGGCGTAACATACTACGGCCTTAAAAATGGCGGTGTGAGCCTCAGCGAGATGAAATATACACGCGATACCATTTCTATTGAAGTCTTGAAAAAGATTGAGGAGATCAAAGAAAAGATCATCAATGGAGAAATCATCGTGACGGATATGTTGTCCTAG
- a CDS encoding Flp family type IVb pilin produces the protein MITNIKAFFLEENGATTVEYTLLTALAISVVVGFASLASPKIEGVFNTIISSLSKAGIEQPLQ, from the coding sequence ATGATTACAAATATCAAGGCATTTTTCTTGGAAGAAAATGGAGCCACAACGGTTGAGTACACGCTACTCACCGCTTTAGCGATTTCCGTTGTGGTAGGCTTTGCTTCTCTTGCTTCGCCAAAAATCGAAGGTGTGTTCAATACTATCATCTCCAGCTTGTCTAAAGCAGGCATTGAGCAACCTTTGCAATGA
- a CDS encoding acid phosphatase gives MFIETRRIHCTVYPLILCIILGCFVIQAQAQTPTAEHNKVHGYLHKDQYPDAFHLLPSPPNQKSAGFAMDISISQHGLALHDTPRFSLATTDANYNFPEAAHVFACTLGIPISKKNTPHLYELLQRVMLDAKNAAHTAKKHYHRKRPFLENTKPICTPEKEQKLAQESSYPSAHAAVGWAWALVLTEVDPAREDTILQRGKAFGENRIVCNVHWYSDIVAGRMVGSAIVARLHANVDFQNDVHAAKHELSTISNHGMATQKGCKQEYDALTNNLILQ, from the coding sequence ATGTTCATCGAGACCCGGCGTATTCATTGTACAGTATATCCATTAATTTTATGTATCATCTTAGGGTGCTTCGTCATCCAGGCTCAAGCTCAGACACCGACAGCAGAACACAACAAGGTACATGGATATCTTCACAAAGATCAATACCCGGATGCTTTTCATTTACTTCCTTCACCTCCGAATCAAAAGAGTGCAGGATTTGCTATGGATATATCCATCAGCCAACATGGCCTTGCTCTGCATGATACTCCTCGGTTTTCGTTAGCCACGACGGATGCAAACTATAATTTTCCGGAAGCTGCTCATGTTTTTGCCTGCACGCTCGGCATTCCCATCTCGAAAAAAAATACGCCACACCTGTATGAACTTCTCCAACGCGTCATGCTTGATGCCAAAAATGCCGCACATACGGCAAAAAAACACTACCATCGAAAGCGTCCATTTTTGGAAAATACAAAACCAATCTGTACTCCGGAGAAAGAGCAAAAACTTGCGCAAGAAAGTTCCTATCCCTCGGCCCATGCTGCCGTTGGGTGGGCCTGGGCTTTGGTGCTTACTGAAGTTGACCCTGCTCGGGAAGATACGATTTTACAACGGGGAAAAGCTTTTGGGGAAAACAGAATTGTATGCAATGTACATTGGTATAGTGATATTGTAGCGGGAAGAATGGTCGGATCTGCCATCGTCGCTCGCCTGCACGCCAATGTGGATTTCCAAAACGATGTACACGCAGCAAAGCATGAACTCAGCACAATCAGCAATCATGGCATGGCGACTCAAAAAGGCTGCAAACAGGAGTATGACGCGCTAACAAACAACCTTATTCTCCAATAA
- a CDS encoding polyamine ABC transporter substrate-binding protein, producing the protein MCFLLFTLLPTCGYAGPSERPELVFYNWTAYVAKGVIEEFEKTRNVTVRQEYFQSSDERDERVMRSKGKGFDVIMINGNDVVPYARRGWIIPLGVEKVPNLARMTKQHVSGWPDTEKYAVPYLWGTLGIIYRADLIGEEITSWKQFYTPKEAWRGKIMLVDIHRLGIGMALKSLGYSLNSEDPKAIDAAIAVLQKQKNYVQTYGYLKTDADSGIVSGETWMGQTWNGDALLLQKRNPQIRYVVPEEGGEIWGDYMVVSAFSEHPDLAIDFMNYLSEASNSAKASEELAFATPNIDAQQMLPESILKNEVIFPPENALQASEMVKDISPQIKKRMVEAWATITH; encoded by the coding sequence ATGTGTTTTCTTCTTTTTACGCTTCTTCCAACATGTGGGTACGCTGGTCCATCTGAGCGTCCTGAACTCGTGTTTTACAATTGGACAGCATATGTCGCCAAGGGCGTCATTGAAGAATTTGAAAAAACACGAAATGTGACGGTTCGCCAAGAGTACTTTCAGTCTTCGGATGAACGTGATGAACGAGTCATGCGCAGCAAAGGCAAAGGCTTCGATGTCATTATGATTAATGGCAACGATGTTGTACCGTACGCGCGGCGAGGGTGGATCATTCCTCTCGGTGTCGAGAAGGTGCCGAATCTTGCTCGAATGACAAAGCAGCATGTTTCAGGATGGCCAGATACTGAGAAATATGCAGTTCCCTATTTGTGGGGAACACTTGGGATTATTTACCGTGCGGATCTTATTGGTGAAGAAATTACAAGTTGGAAGCAGTTTTATACGCCAAAAGAGGCTTGGCGCGGGAAGATCATGTTGGTGGATATTCATCGATTGGGCATCGGTATGGCGCTTAAATCTCTTGGGTATTCGCTCAATTCTGAAGATCCCAAGGCGATCGATGCTGCGATTGCCGTATTACAGAAACAAAAAAACTATGTTCAAACTTACGGATATTTAAAAACCGATGCCGACTCAGGGATTGTTTCTGGGGAAACGTGGATGGGCCAGACATGGAATGGAGATGCTCTGCTTTTGCAGAAACGAAATCCTCAAATACGATATGTTGTCCCTGAAGAAGGTGGAGAAATATGGGGTGATTATATGGTTGTCTCAGCGTTTTCCGAGCACCCCGATCTGGCCATTGATTTTATGAATTATCTGAGTGAAGCGTCAAACAGCGCCAAGGCTTCGGAAGAACTCGCCTTTGCCACTCCGAATATTGATGCACAGCAAATGTTACCGGAGAGTATTTTAAAGAACGAGGTCATTTTTCCACCGGAAAATGCATTGCAAGCGAGTGAAATGGTGAAAGATATTTCTCCTCAAATAAAGAAGCGCATGGTAGAAGCGTGGGCGACAATAACACACTAA
- a CDS encoding diguanylate cyclase has translation MKLRTKLPLFLIPIVIGPLFIVSWMAFQRMRVNAEDNILRQMTSLTQQIAVNIETIEKTTEANALLFSGSGLLKAFLFTPDEDRYYFALLPLVNLFSSYHNAYQDYEEIRVILPDGYEAARFSVSRAPHSTDTVEDRAWFQQMQHAKTSTMSFFQWNPDSGEPTLVVAHRLLFVDPTFEDSTAIPPSLRGYLVITVRLESLQELVVNTRIGNEGGILILDERGRLLYPGVKRMNVAEPKKLLALAASAAEQGRTLRYQEDDDVLLIQARSLPGGLMLVGYLPEKELTHAGQELGRVVLVIGSIAVLLATALLMLVLHSIIVKPLARLGAGAEAIGGGKLETRLAVHGHDEVSQLASQFNAMAESLVESRTLRDEAQAEALRLKEASIESLRAADRLKDEFLANTSHELRTPLHGIIGLAESMMKGVAGPLPEHARENLSLIIASGRRLTNLVNDILDFSKLRHKALKLALRPVDLKSACDLVLSMVSVIAKPKDLALYNHVPDDIPAVMADENRLHQILYNLVGNAVKFTSEGWVKVSARVEDTIVSIDVADTGMGIPEDQRETVFQSFEQLDRGLERAGTGTGLGLAITRQLVVSHGGTIEVVEREGGGSIFRFTMPRAPHGGRVNENGDILPESQKLAVFQPVESSRQLAEKEIGFGEAPSSNTLEKHVSPPQAYAERILVVDDEPVNLRVIENYLQLSGYQVYTETSGADALSFLESRKENIDLVLLDVMMPGQTGYQVCEQIRQMYRYDQLPVLFLTALTRDGDLEQGFLAGGNDYIPKPFSYAELLARIRLHLALSHQAKELHTLNAELEQRVAERTQALQWAYADMERLASLDGLTGVHNRRSLDQSLDDAWKTSIQEDSSLYYLIMDVDHFKAYNDIYGHQAGDACLRALARELTLLATHYSGFLGRYGGEEFSLILVGHSDESVVKVSEAIMNAVHSLELPHTGSSTGMLTLSLGIAARNASMRAAHELVAAADTALYKAKNSGRNKAVFFEFEYGAN, from the coding sequence ATGAAACTACGAACCAAACTCCCTCTGTTTCTGATTCCGATTGTTATTGGGCCATTGTTTATCGTGAGTTGGATGGCATTCCAACGTATGCGCGTGAATGCTGAAGATAATATCCTTCGGCAAATGACATCATTGACGCAACAAATTGCTGTCAATATCGAAACAATAGAGAAAACAACCGAGGCTAATGCGCTGTTGTTTTCTGGGTCAGGCCTGTTAAAGGCGTTTCTCTTCACTCCAGATGAAGATCGCTATTATTTTGCTCTCTTGCCGCTGGTGAATCTCTTTTCAAGCTACCATAACGCATACCAGGATTATGAGGAAATTCGGGTTATTCTACCCGATGGATATGAAGCCGCACGTTTTAGTGTCTCCCGAGCACCCCATAGCACGGATACGGTTGAAGACCGTGCGTGGTTTCAACAGATGCAGCACGCAAAGACATCCACCATGAGTTTTTTTCAATGGAATCCGGATTCAGGTGAACCGACTTTGGTTGTGGCACATCGTCTCCTGTTTGTAGATCCGACGTTTGAAGATTCAACCGCGATTCCTCCCTCACTGCGAGGATATCTTGTCATAACTGTGCGATTAGAATCGTTACAAGAACTTGTTGTCAATACACGTATTGGCAATGAGGGGGGGATTCTTATTTTGGATGAGCGGGGACGCCTTTTGTATCCCGGCGTGAAGCGCATGAACGTAGCCGAGCCGAAGAAGCTTCTTGCTCTTGCTGCATCTGCAGCCGAGCAAGGACGCACACTTCGCTATCAAGAAGATGATGACGTCTTGTTGATCCAAGCTCGATCTTTGCCTGGTGGGCTCATGCTCGTTGGATATTTACCCGAAAAAGAATTGACACATGCCGGCCAAGAGCTTGGGCGAGTTGTTCTTGTCATCGGGTCCATTGCGGTTCTCTTAGCAACAGCGTTGTTGATGTTGGTTTTACATTCGATCATTGTAAAGCCCTTGGCCAGACTCGGCGCTGGAGCCGAGGCGATTGGTGGCGGTAAACTGGAAACACGGCTTGCGGTTCATGGACATGATGAAGTCTCTCAACTCGCCAGCCAGTTTAATGCCATGGCGGAGAGTTTGGTGGAAAGTCGTACATTGCGTGACGAAGCTCAAGCGGAAGCCCTACGGTTAAAAGAGGCGTCCATTGAATCCTTGCGTGCGGCTGACCGATTGAAAGACGAGTTTCTTGCCAATACTTCGCATGAACTGCGAACTCCTTTACATGGCATTATTGGTTTGGCTGAATCCATGATGAAAGGAGTGGCCGGTCCATTGCCCGAGCACGCGAGGGAAAACCTCAGTTTGATCATAGCAAGCGGCCGCCGATTGACAAATCTTGTGAATGATATTTTGGACTTCTCTAAACTCAGACATAAGGCCTTGAAACTCGCACTTCGTCCTGTTGATTTGAAAAGCGCATGCGATCTTGTTCTCTCTATGGTTTCCGTCATCGCGAAACCCAAAGATTTGGCGCTGTACAATCACGTTCCTGATGATATTCCGGCCGTAATGGCTGATGAAAATCGCTTGCATCAGATTTTGTATAATCTCGTCGGCAATGCCGTGAAATTTACTTCGGAAGGGTGGGTCAAGGTGTCTGCCCGTGTTGAAGACACAATTGTTTCTATTGACGTGGCAGATACCGGAATGGGGATTCCGGAAGATCAGCGAGAGACGGTTTTTCAGTCATTTGAGCAACTGGACCGGGGGTTGGAACGAGCCGGTACCGGCACCGGCTTGGGACTGGCTATAACGCGTCAGCTTGTTGTGAGTCATGGCGGCACAATAGAAGTAGTTGAAAGAGAAGGTGGCGGTTCGATTTTTCGTTTTACCATGCCACGCGCTCCTCATGGGGGGCGAGTCAATGAAAACGGGGATATTCTCCCTGAATCTCAAAAGCTTGCCGTTTTTCAACCCGTTGAGTCATCGAGGCAACTCGCCGAAAAGGAGATCGGCTTTGGAGAAGCCCCTTCATCCAACACGTTGGAAAAACATGTCTCGCCACCACAGGCATATGCAGAACGTATTCTTGTTGTCGATGATGAACCCGTCAATTTGCGAGTTATTGAAAATTACCTGCAGTTGAGTGGATATCAGGTCTATACTGAAACATCCGGCGCAGACGCGCTCAGCTTTCTTGAAAGCCGGAAAGAGAACATTGATCTCGTTTTACTTGATGTGATGATGCCGGGACAAACAGGTTATCAGGTCTGCGAACAAATACGTCAAATGTATCGATATGATCAACTTCCCGTTCTTTTCTTAACTGCGCTGACACGCGATGGAGACCTTGAGCAAGGGTTTCTTGCTGGCGGAAACGATTATATTCCAAAGCCATTCAGTTATGCTGAGCTTCTGGCTCGCATTCGTCTCCATCTGGCTTTAAGCCATCAGGCCAAAGAATTGCATACGCTCAATGCAGAACTTGAACAGCGTGTAGCTGAACGGACGCAGGCACTTCAATGGGCCTATGCAGACATGGAACGTCTTGCGAGCCTTGATGGATTGACCGGTGTGCATAATCGGCGATCGCTCGACCAATCGTTGGACGATGCGTGGAAAACAAGCATCCAAGAGGACTCTTCGCTCTATTATCTCATTATGGATGTCGATCATTTCAAAGCCTACAATGACATTTATGGCCACCAGGCCGGAGATGCGTGTTTACGTGCCTTGGCCCGAGAGTTGACCCTGTTGGCAACACATTATAGTGGTTTTCTGGGCCGATATGGAGGAGAGGAGTTCTCTCTTATTCTTGTCGGACATTCGGATGAGAGCGTCGTCAAGGTTTCCGAGGCGATCATGAACGCCGTTCATTCCTTGGAGCTTCCGCATACGGGCTCTTCAACGGGCATGCTTACGCTCAGTTTAGGAATTGCGGCACGAAATGCGTCCATGCGCGCAGCGCATGAGCTTGTTGCCGCCGCCGATACAGCGTTGTATAAGGCAAAGAATAGCGGAAGAAATAAGGCTGTCTTCTTTGAGTTTGAATATGGTGCGAATTGA
- a CDS encoding sensor histidine kinase: MIALQNLLIQSEYKLMERILQYAKSQGYSRYTSTLVEPWRISIQGLTDAIVTAILHYGKVLPQFSPQDQFEDDPIAQFGLIEAQLHRERGIDLAMFLGLYKYYRYTYVGLIREASFDDAEKDFYVSFVERCFDRIEIAFCSQWINLGESVALTELQRANRTITNEKNKYLTLFESLDTPAFLIDEQGVLENINISGARLLGLRDVEGAMYYSYGGQLESQYRKQLSTLLPWLEPGLHDVLKKENASLKLEAESRDEMGDRYYSVAISRLRDISGKFRGGIVLLEDVTERKKMEQFKEGVESITRHDLKVPLSGMLGVLNYLLDNGMLNYQQQQMLSMAKKSGYTMLSIINRSLDIVKMEMGRYTYVPNSVDLAIVLRRVMEHLESTAKACGVSVDVSIDGKKMGESTTGPLIVAEEMLVYSALINLLCNAIEASPMEEAVNVDIVTDDMCSIIISNQGVVPEEIRDSFFEKFVSWGKRNGTGLGTYTARLVINTMHGEIMMRTEGDRTFITVELPLSQPFKR, from the coding sequence ATGATAGCGCTGCAAAACCTGCTGATACAGAGTGAATACAAACTTATGGAGCGTATTTTACAATATGCAAAGTCCCAAGGGTATTCTCGGTATACTTCTACTCTTGTTGAACCTTGGCGTATTTCAATACAAGGTTTGACGGATGCAATCGTAACAGCCATCCTGCATTATGGCAAAGTTTTGCCTCAATTTTCTCCCCAAGATCAATTCGAGGACGATCCGATAGCCCAATTCGGCCTGATAGAAGCTCAACTCCATCGTGAGCGAGGTATTGACCTGGCCATGTTCTTGGGACTGTATAAGTATTATCGATATACATATGTGGGGCTTATACGAGAGGCATCGTTTGATGATGCAGAAAAAGATTTTTATGTATCATTTGTTGAACGTTGTTTTGATCGTATTGAAATTGCTTTTTGTAGCCAGTGGATCAATTTAGGGGAGAGTGTTGCTCTCACCGAATTACAGCGTGCTAATAGAACGATTACCAATGAAAAAAATAAGTACCTGACGCTGTTTGAAAGTCTGGATACGCCAGCATTTTTAATTGACGAACAGGGAGTATTAGAAAATATCAATATTTCTGGAGCCAGATTGTTAGGTCTTCGCGACGTGGAAGGAGCGATGTACTACTCCTATGGTGGTCAGTTGGAGTCGCAATACCGAAAACAGTTGTCCACGTTGCTTCCATGGCTTGAGCCAGGCCTTCATGATGTATTGAAGAAAGAGAACGCTTCTTTGAAGCTTGAAGCTGAATCTCGTGATGAGATGGGCGATCGATATTATAGCGTAGCAATTTCCAGACTGCGTGATATTTCAGGAAAATTTCGAGGTGGAATCGTTCTTCTTGAGGATGTAACGGAAAGAAAGAAGATGGAACAATTCAAAGAAGGCGTTGAGAGCATAACGCGGCATGACCTCAAAGTCCCATTGAGTGGAATGCTTGGTGTTTTGAATTATCTTTTGGATAATGGAATGTTGAATTATCAACAGCAACAGATGCTATCCATGGCTAAAAAGAGTGGATACACCATGCTTTCCATTATTAATCGTTCTCTCGATATTGTTAAGATGGAAATGGGACGCTATACGTATGTTCCCAATAGTGTTGACTTAGCCATTGTGCTTCGTCGCGTTATGGAGCACCTGGAAAGTACAGCAAAAGCATGTGGCGTGTCTGTTGATGTCAGTATTGATGGAAAAAAAATGGGAGAGAGTACAACTGGTCCTCTTATAGTAGCGGAAGAGATGCTTGTCTACTCAGCTCTCATCAATTTGCTGTGTAATGCAATTGAAGCATCTCCTATGGAAGAAGCAGTTAATGTCGATATTGTAACAGATGATATGTGTAGCATTATTATCTCGAATCAGGGTGTTGTACCGGAAGAGATAAGGGATTCGTTTTTTGAAAAGTTTGTTTCGTGGGGAAAACGGAATGGGACCGGACTTGGTACGTATACCGCTCGGCTTGTTATCAACACCATGCATGGTGAAATCATGATGAGGACAGAAGGTGATAGGACGTTCATTACCGTTGAATTACCACTGTCACAGCCCTTCAAGAGATAA
- a CDS encoding 4Fe-4S dicluster domain-containing protein — MLQIEDTIKTFLSTPENNSLSPHWGFRAFDQPLVGYADGDDPLFTAIKNDIGTFYQTPREAFRQAFPGTSPKHIGVIAWILPHTERTRRAHRSMTDMPSLNWSLARLFGENVNENLRRHVVTALTASGLRALAPTLAPEWTRAQSPRYGFASTWSERHTAFVCGLGTFGLSDGLITAKGKAIRVGSVIADCTVTPTPRPYTHHQEYCLRTHGVDCKACIKRCPAHAITPSGHDKEQCKTYIRGSTRPYVEEQQLGVPVNSCGLCQTGIPCEAGIPKLVQRRLKLSRNQTASCPQ, encoded by the coding sequence GTGCTGCAGATTGAAGACACCATCAAAACGTTTTTAAGCACTCCCGAAAACAATTCTTTGTCTCCACACTGGGGATTTCGTGCGTTCGACCAACCTCTTGTTGGTTATGCTGATGGCGACGATCCACTGTTCACTGCCATCAAAAATGATATCGGTACGTTTTATCAAACTCCGCGAGAAGCGTTTCGCCAGGCATTCCCGGGCACTTCTCCCAAACACATCGGAGTCATTGCTTGGATTTTACCGCATACCGAACGTACACGTCGCGCACATCGTTCCATGACGGATATGCCCAGCCTCAACTGGAGCCTCGCCCGTCTTTTCGGCGAAAACGTCAATGAGAACCTACGCCGCCATGTTGTGACGGCACTGACAGCATCCGGTTTACGTGCACTGGCGCCTACCCTTGCCCCAGAATGGACACGGGCACAGTCTCCCCGTTACGGATTTGCTTCAACCTGGTCGGAACGTCATACCGCATTTGTTTGTGGATTAGGGACATTCGGTTTAAGCGACGGCCTCATCACCGCCAAAGGGAAAGCCATTCGCGTCGGCTCTGTTATCGCGGACTGCACTGTCACTCCCACACCGAGACCGTACACGCATCATCAGGAGTATTGTCTGCGTACACATGGCGTTGATTGCAAGGCGTGCATCAAACGTTGCCCGGCGCATGCCATCACGCCATCGGGACATGATAAAGAACAATGTAAAACATATATTCGCGGGAGCACACGTCCGTATGTCGAGGAACAACAGCTTGGAGTTCCGGTCAACAGTTGCGGTCTGTGCCAGACAGGCATTCCCTGTGAAGCGGGCATTCCCAAACTCGTTCAACGTCGGTTGAAACTCTCACGCAACCAAACAGCGTCATGTCCGCAATAG